One Chionomys nivalis chromosome 4, mChiNiv1.1, whole genome shotgun sequence genomic region harbors:
- the Mtmr2 gene encoding myotubularin-related protein 2 isoform X2, whose amino-acid sequence MEEPSLLPGENIKDMAKDVTYICPFTGAVRGTLTVTNYRLYFKSMERDPPFVLDASLGVISRVEKIGGASSRGENSYGLETVCKDIRNLRFAHKPEGRTRRSIFENLMKYAFPVSNGLPLFAFEYKEVFPENGWKLYDPLLEYRRQGIPNESWRMTKINERYELCDTYPALLVVPANIPDEELKRVASFRSRGRIPVLSWIHPESQATVTRCSQPMVGVSGKRSREDEKYLQAIMDSNAQSHKIFIFDARPSVNAVANKAKGGGYESEDAYQNAELVFLDIHNIHVMRESLRKLKEIVYPNIEETHWLSNLESTHWLEHIKLILAGALRIADKVESGKTSVVVHCSDGWDRTAQLTSLAMLMLDGYYRTIRGFEVLVEKEWLSFGHRFQLRVGHGDKNHADADRSPVFLQFIDCVWQMTRQFPTAFEFNEYFLITILDHLYSCLFGTFLCNSEQQRGKENLPKRTVSLWSYINSQLEDFTNPLYGSYSNHVLYPVASMRHLELWVGYYIRWNPRMKPQEPIHNRYKELLAKRAELQRKVEELQREISNRSTSSSERASSPAQCVTPVQTVV is encoded by the exons ATGGAGGAACCAAGCCTGCTTCCAGGAGAAAACATTAAAGACATGG CCAAAGATGTGACTTACATATGTCCCTTCACTGGTGCCGTACGAGGAACGCTGACTGTCACAAATTACAGATTATACTTTAAGAGCATGGAACGG GACCCCCCTTTTGTTCTAGATGCTTCTCTTGGAGTGATAAGTAGAGTAGAAAAAATTGGTGGTGCATCTAGCCGAGGTGAAAACTCTTATGGCCTGGAGACTGTGTGCAAG GATATCAGGAATTTACGATTTGCTCATAAACCAGAGGGGCGAACAAGAAGATCCATATTTGAGAATCTAATGAAATACGCATTTCCTGTATCTAACggcttg CCTCTTTTTGCTTTTGAGTATAAAGAAGTATTTCCTGAAAATGGGTGGAAACTGTATGACCCCCTTCTAGAATATAGAAGGCAG GGAATTCCAAATGAAAGCTGGAGAATGACAAAGATAAATGAACGCTATGAACTTTGTGACACGTATCCTGCCCTCTTGGTTGTGCCAGCAAACATTCCTGATGAGGAGCTGAAGAGAGTGGCATCTTTCAGGTCACGGGGTCGAATCCCA GTTTTATCCTGGATTCATCCTGAAAGTCAAGCCACAGTCACTCGCTGCAGCCAGCCCATGGTGGGGGTGAGCGGGAAGCGCAGCAGAGAGGACGAGAAATACCTTCAGGCCATCATGGACTCCAATGCCCAGTCgcacaaaatatttatatttgatgCTCGGCCAAGTGTCAATGCTGTTGCCAATAAG GCAAAGGGAGGAGGTTATGAAAGTGAAGATGCCTATCAAAATGCAGAACTCGTTTTTCTGGATATTCACAATATTCATGTTATGCGAGAGTCATTACGGAAGCTTAAGGAGATTGTATACCCCAACATTGAGGAAACTCACTGGTTGTCTAATTTGGAATCTACGCACTGGCTGGAACACATTAAG CTCATCCTTGCTGGCGCTCTTAGGATTGCTGacaaggtggagtcagggaagaCGTCTGTGGTGGTGCACTGTAGTGATGGCTGGGATCGCAcagctcagctcacttccctggCCATGCTCATGTTGGACGGATACTATCGAACCATCCGAGGATTTGAGGTCCTCGTAGAGAAAGAGTGGCTAAGCTTTGGACATCGATTCCAACTG AGAGTTGGCCATGGAGATAAGAACCATGCAGATGCAGACAGATCCCCTGTCTTCCTTCAGTTTATCGACTGTGTCTGGCAGATGACAAGACAG TTCCCTACTGCGTTTGAATTCAATGAGTATTTCCTCATTACTATCCTGGACCACTTGTACAGCTGTTTATTTGGGACCTTCCTCTGTAACAGTGAACAGCAGAGGGGGAAAGAG AATCTTCCTAAGAGGACAGTGTCACTGTGGTCCTACATAAACAGCCAGCTGGAAGATTTCACTAATCCTCTTTATGGGAGCTACTCCAACCATGTCCTTTACCCAGTAGCCAGCATGCGCCACCTAGAACTCTGGGTAGGCTATTACATAAGGTGGAACCCCCGGATGAAACCACAG GAACCTATCCACAACAGATACAAAGAACTTCTTGCCAAAAGAGCAGAGCTTCAGAGAAAAGTAGAGGAACTTCAGAGAGAAATTTCCAACCGCTCAACCTCCTCTTCAGAgagagccagctctcctgcacAGTGTGTGACTCCTGTCCAAACTGTTGTATGA
- the Mtmr2 gene encoding myotubularin-related protein 2 isoform X1, whose translation MEKSSSCESLGPQPPAARPPSEDSLSSASTSHSENSVHTKSASAISSDSISTSADNFSPDLRVLRESNKLAEMEEPSLLPGENIKDMAKDVTYICPFTGAVRGTLTVTNYRLYFKSMERDPPFVLDASLGVISRVEKIGGASSRGENSYGLETVCKDIRNLRFAHKPEGRTRRSIFENLMKYAFPVSNGLPLFAFEYKEVFPENGWKLYDPLLEYRRQGIPNESWRMTKINERYELCDTYPALLVVPANIPDEELKRVASFRSRGRIPVLSWIHPESQATVTRCSQPMVGVSGKRSREDEKYLQAIMDSNAQSHKIFIFDARPSVNAVANKAKGGGYESEDAYQNAELVFLDIHNIHVMRESLRKLKEIVYPNIEETHWLSNLESTHWLEHIKLILAGALRIADKVESGKTSVVVHCSDGWDRTAQLTSLAMLMLDGYYRTIRGFEVLVEKEWLSFGHRFQLRVGHGDKNHADADRSPVFLQFIDCVWQMTRQFPTAFEFNEYFLITILDHLYSCLFGTFLCNSEQQRGKENLPKRTVSLWSYINSQLEDFTNPLYGSYSNHVLYPVASMRHLELWVGYYIRWNPRMKPQEPIHNRYKELLAKRAELQRKVEELQREISNRSTSSSERASSPAQCVTPVQTVV comes from the exons tGCTTCTACTTCTCATTCAGAGAACTCGGTGCATACGAAGTCAGCTTCTGCTATATCTTCAGATTCCATTTCAACTTCTGCAGACAACTTTTCTCCTGATTTGAGG GTCCTGAGGGAGTCAAACAAATTAGCAGAAATGGAGGAACCAAGCCTGCTTCCAGGAGAAAACATTAAAGACATGG CCAAAGATGTGACTTACATATGTCCCTTCACTGGTGCCGTACGAGGAACGCTGACTGTCACAAATTACAGATTATACTTTAAGAGCATGGAACGG GACCCCCCTTTTGTTCTAGATGCTTCTCTTGGAGTGATAAGTAGAGTAGAAAAAATTGGTGGTGCATCTAGCCGAGGTGAAAACTCTTATGGCCTGGAGACTGTGTGCAAG GATATCAGGAATTTACGATTTGCTCATAAACCAGAGGGGCGAACAAGAAGATCCATATTTGAGAATCTAATGAAATACGCATTTCCTGTATCTAACggcttg CCTCTTTTTGCTTTTGAGTATAAAGAAGTATTTCCTGAAAATGGGTGGAAACTGTATGACCCCCTTCTAGAATATAGAAGGCAG GGAATTCCAAATGAAAGCTGGAGAATGACAAAGATAAATGAACGCTATGAACTTTGTGACACGTATCCTGCCCTCTTGGTTGTGCCAGCAAACATTCCTGATGAGGAGCTGAAGAGAGTGGCATCTTTCAGGTCACGGGGTCGAATCCCA GTTTTATCCTGGATTCATCCTGAAAGTCAAGCCACAGTCACTCGCTGCAGCCAGCCCATGGTGGGGGTGAGCGGGAAGCGCAGCAGAGAGGACGAGAAATACCTTCAGGCCATCATGGACTCCAATGCCCAGTCgcacaaaatatttatatttgatgCTCGGCCAAGTGTCAATGCTGTTGCCAATAAG GCAAAGGGAGGAGGTTATGAAAGTGAAGATGCCTATCAAAATGCAGAACTCGTTTTTCTGGATATTCACAATATTCATGTTATGCGAGAGTCATTACGGAAGCTTAAGGAGATTGTATACCCCAACATTGAGGAAACTCACTGGTTGTCTAATTTGGAATCTACGCACTGGCTGGAACACATTAAG CTCATCCTTGCTGGCGCTCTTAGGATTGCTGacaaggtggagtcagggaagaCGTCTGTGGTGGTGCACTGTAGTGATGGCTGGGATCGCAcagctcagctcacttccctggCCATGCTCATGTTGGACGGATACTATCGAACCATCCGAGGATTTGAGGTCCTCGTAGAGAAAGAGTGGCTAAGCTTTGGACATCGATTCCAACTG AGAGTTGGCCATGGAGATAAGAACCATGCAGATGCAGACAGATCCCCTGTCTTCCTTCAGTTTATCGACTGTGTCTGGCAGATGACAAGACAG TTCCCTACTGCGTTTGAATTCAATGAGTATTTCCTCATTACTATCCTGGACCACTTGTACAGCTGTTTATTTGGGACCTTCCTCTGTAACAGTGAACAGCAGAGGGGGAAAGAG AATCTTCCTAAGAGGACAGTGTCACTGTGGTCCTACATAAACAGCCAGCTGGAAGATTTCACTAATCCTCTTTATGGGAGCTACTCCAACCATGTCCTTTACCCAGTAGCCAGCATGCGCCACCTAGAACTCTGGGTAGGCTATTACATAAGGTGGAACCCCCGGATGAAACCACAG GAACCTATCCACAACAGATACAAAGAACTTCTTGCCAAAAGAGCAGAGCTTCAGAGAAAAGTAGAGGAACTTCAGAGAGAAATTTCCAACCGCTCAACCTCCTCTTCAGAgagagccagctctcctgcacAGTGTGTGACTCCTGTCCAAACTGTTGTATGA